One window from the genome of Oryza glaberrima chromosome 3, OglaRS2, whole genome shotgun sequence encodes:
- the LOC127766354 gene encoding uncharacterized protein LOC127766354: MMEEDQPADEVVLLLPEEILAEILRRLPPRSLAASRCVCTDWRSTIDSRRLLRADLLPLSLAVIFIDFWGLRFPDFFSRPTSLTSPSTIGGKLDFLPVKKDLRSIYAITGHCNGLLMLPGVVVNPATRRWARLPPLPRHFTVPQGLFYNEFIIFDPTISPHYEVFKIPYGGTTDYVDRMDPVLKESEWPPSSLVLRVFSSATGQWDERSFTREGDATGTHADAQRQPWPWIQRGQAYWRGVLYVNTCHVMRISLSDGKYQVIKHPTVYYKKFKPNFLIGKSEKGVYLASLEFDHNLSIWVLNGSCGRFEWLLKHQNNLMPLLLRLNCGKQARRPWILQNVNYHLYCQKFPGEWNLYDWEYDPSHPDYQNDSDDDDSDEALDENNFKWNFDDDSVVDTQECFENYKSGSLDFLGFHPYKEMVFLGSSKGLAYHWNSTKLQYLGNLRPKHREYFVRNGNINRSFPYTPCWMDNFSETR, encoded by the exons ATGATGGAGGAGGATCAACCGGCCGACGAGGTGGTGCTGCTGCTACCGGAGGAAATCCTCGCCGAgatcctccgccgcctgccccCGCGCAGCCTCGCGGCGTCGCGGTGCGTTTGCACGGACTGGCGTTCTACCATTGACTCCCGTCGGCTGCTACGTGCAGACCTCCTCCCGCTGTCGCTCGCTGTCATCTTCATCGACTTCTGGGGCCTTAGATTTCCGGACTTCTTCTCCCGCCCAACCTCATTGACCTCACCGTCGACGATCGGCGGCAAGCTCGACTTCTTGCCCGTCAAAAAAGATCTCCGCAGCATCTACGCCATAACAGGCCACTGCAACGGCCTCCTCATGCTCCCCGGCGTCGTGGTGAACCCGGCCACTCGGAGATGGGCGCGCTTGCCACCATTGCCACGCCACTTCACCGTGCCTCAAGGATTGTTTTATAACGAATTCATCATCTTCGACCCCACCATATCACCGCACTACGAGGTGTTCAAGATCCCATACGGTGGGACGACGGACTATGTCGACCGGATGGATCCCGTCTTGAAGGAATCGGAATGGCCACCATCGTCCCTCGTCCTACGTGTCTTCTCCTCGGCCACAGGCCAATGGGACGAGAGATCTTTCACCAGAGAAGGGGATGCCACAGGAACACATGCCGATGCACAGAGGCAGCCATGGCCGTGGATTCAACGCGGACAGGCTTATTGGAGGGGAGTACTTTATGTGAACACATGCCATGTAATGAG GATATCTCTGTCTGATGGAAAATATCAAGTAATTAAACATCCCACAGTTTACTACAAGAAGTTTAAACCAAATTTTTTAATTGGAAAATCAGAGAAAGGGGTGTACCTCGCGTCACTTGAATttgaccataatctttcaattTGGGTCCTTAATGGATCATGTGGTCGTTTTGAGTGGTTACTGAAGCACCAGAACAACCTTATGCCTTTGTTGCTACGTTTGAACTGTGGAAAACAAGCTCGCCGGCCATGGATTTTACAGAATGTTAACTATCATCTTTACTGTCAAAAGTTTCCTGGTGAATGGAATTTATATGATTGGGAGTATGAtccctctcatcctgattatcAAAACGATAGTGATGACGACGATAGTGATGAAGCATTggatgaaaataattttaaatggaATTTTGACGATGATAGTGTTGTAGACACTCAAGAATGTTTTGAGAACTATAAAAGTGGCAGTCTTGATTTCCTCGGCTTTCATCCATATAAAGAGATGGTTTTTTTAGGTTCCTCGAAAGGATTGGCATATCATTGGAATAGCACAAAGCTCCAATATTTGGGAAATTTACGCCCGAAACATCGTGAGTACTTCGTTCGAAATGGAAATATAAACAGGTCATTTCCATACACACCATGTTGGATGGACAATTTCTCAGAAACTAGATAA